A single Pieris rapae chromosome 2, ilPieRapa1.1, whole genome shotgun sequence DNA region contains:
- the LOC110995320 gene encoding pyruvate kinase isoform X3, translating to MKAIVRSGKLKTGSGEKPSMQLAASDAMSHLQHMCSLDVDSKASYVRLSGIICTIGPASRSVEMLEKMMETGMNIARMNFSHGSHEYHAETIANCREAEKNYSKKLGVPFSLAIALDTKGPEIRTGLLEGGGSAEVELKKGETIKLTTDPAYQERGTAAVVFVDYKNITNVVKPGNRIFIDDGLISVICQSSTTDTLVCNIENGGMLGSRKGVNLPGLPVDLPAVSEKDKSDLIFGVEQNVDMIFASFIRNGAALQEIRGILGEKGKNIKIISKIENHQGMINLDEIIAESDGIMVARGDLGIEIPPEKVFLAQKTMIARCNKVGKSVICATQMLESMVKKPRPTRAETSDVANAILDGADCVMLSGETAKGDYPLECVLTMANICKEAEAAIWHKQLFIDMVAQVKSSIEPAHSVAIASVEASTKCMASAIIVITTSGRSAHLLSKYRPRCPIIAVTRHAQTARQAHLYRGVLPIVYQEGVASDWLKDVDNRVQYGIQFGRGRGFLRTGDNVVVVTGWRQGSGYTNNMRIIQVE from the exons atgaaagcTATCGTCCGCTCTGGAAAACTTAAA ACTGGGTCTGGTGAGAAGCCAAGCATGCAGCTGGCAGCCTCTGATGCGATGTCCCACCTTCAACACATGTGCAGCCTAGACGTTGACTCCAAGGCTTCTTATGTTCGTCTGTCTGGCATCATTTGTACTATCG ggCCGGCTTCCCGAAGCGTTGAGATGTTAGAGAAGATGATGGAGACAGGTATGAATATAGCCCGTATGAACTTCTCTCATGGCTCTCATGAGTACCACGCTGAGACAATTGCAAACTGCCGTGAGGCTGAGAAGAATTACAGCAAGAAACTCGGAGTGCCTTTCTCTCTGGCTATTGCTCTTGACACTAAAGGCCCCGAGATCAGAACTGGACTTTTAGAAGGT GGTGGTTCCGCTGAAGTAGAATTGAAGAAGGGTGAAACAATCAAGCTGACAACAGACCCCGCGTACCAAGAGCGCGGTACCGCAGCTGTCGTTTTTGTCGACTACAAGAACATCACTAACGTAGTGAAGCCCGGAAACAGGATTTTTATCGACGATGGGCTCATTTCTGTCATCTGTCAATCGTCGACAACTGACACTTTGGTGTGCAACATTGAGAATGGAG GTATGCTCGGATCAAGGAAGGGTGTGAATTTGCCTGGTTTGCCCGTTGACTTGCCGGCGGTGTCAGAAAAAGACAAGTCTGACTTGATCTTTGGTGTTGAACAAAAC gtGGATATGATCTTCGCTTCGTTCATTCGTAACGGAGCAGCTCTTCAAGAGATCCGCGGCATCCTCGGTGAGAAAGGGAAGAACATCAAAATCATCTCCAAGATCGAAAACCACCAGGGAATGATAAACCTTGATGAGATCATTGCC gaATCAGACGGTATCATGGTGGCCCGTGGTGACCTTGGAATTGAAATCCCACCAGAAAAGGTATTCCTTGCCCAGAAGACAATGATCGCGAGATGTAATAAG GTTGGTAAATCAGTAATTTGCGCGACTCAAATGCTGGAATCCATGGTTAAGAAGCCCCGCCCCACCCGCGCTGAGACGTCAGATGTCGCGAACGCAATCCTAGATGGCGCCGACTGCGTGATGCTGTCAGGCGAGACGGCGAAGGGTGATTATCCCCTGGAGTGTGTTCTCACTATGGCGAACATTTGCAAGGAAGCGGAAGCCGCTATCTGGCACAAGCAGTTGTTCATCGACATGGTTGCTCAG GTGAAATCAAGTATCGAACCAGCGCACTCAGTGGCGATCGCGTCCGTAGAAGCCTCTACCAAATGTATGGCGTCCGCCATCATCGTGATCACCACTAGTGGAAGATCCGCGCATCTCTTGAGCAAGTACCGACCCAGATGTCCAATTATTGCGGTCACCAGACATGCTCAAACTGCTCGTCAGGCACACCTTTACCGGGGAGTTCTGCCCATTGTTTACCAAG AGGGCGTGGCCAGTGATTGGCTGAAAGACGTAGACAACCGCGTACAGTACGGGATTCAGTTCGGCCGCGGTCGTGGCTTCCTTCGTACTGGAGATAATGTTGTGGTAGTCACTGGATGGAGACAGGGCTCCGGATACACCAACAATATGCGTATcat CCAAGTGGAGTAA
- the LOC110995320 gene encoding pyruvate kinase isoform X4, translating into MAFVCTGSGEKPSMQLAASDAMSHLQHMCSLDVDSKASYVRLSGIICTIGPASRSVEMLEKMMETGMNIARMNFSHGSHEYHAETIANCREAEKNYSKKLGVPFSLAIALDTKGPEIRTGLLEGGGSAEVELKKGETIKLTTDPAYQERGTAAVVFVDYKNITNVVKPGNRIFIDDGLISVICQSSTTDTLVCNIENGGMLGSRKGVNLPGLPVDLPAVSEKDKSDLIFGVEQNVDMIFASFIRNGAALQEIRGILGEKGKNIKIISKIENHQGMINLDEIIAESDGIMVARGDLGIEIPPEKVFLAQKTMIARCNKVGKSVICATQMLESMVKKPRPTRAETSDVANAILDGADCVMLSGETAKGDYPLECVLTMANICKEAEAAIWHKQLFIDMVAQVKSSIEPAHSVAIASVEASTKCMASAIIVITTSGRSAHLLSKYRPRCPIIAVTRHAQTARQAHLYRGVLPIVYQEGVASDWLKDVDNRVQYGIQFGRGRGFLRTGDNVVVVTGWRQGSGYTNNMRIIQVE; encoded by the exons ATGGCATTTGTATGC ACTGGGTCTGGTGAGAAGCCAAGCATGCAGCTGGCAGCCTCTGATGCGATGTCCCACCTTCAACACATGTGCAGCCTAGACGTTGACTCCAAGGCTTCTTATGTTCGTCTGTCTGGCATCATTTGTACTATCG ggCCGGCTTCCCGAAGCGTTGAGATGTTAGAGAAGATGATGGAGACAGGTATGAATATAGCCCGTATGAACTTCTCTCATGGCTCTCATGAGTACCACGCTGAGACAATTGCAAACTGCCGTGAGGCTGAGAAGAATTACAGCAAGAAACTCGGAGTGCCTTTCTCTCTGGCTATTGCTCTTGACACTAAAGGCCCCGAGATCAGAACTGGACTTTTAGAAGGT GGTGGTTCCGCTGAAGTAGAATTGAAGAAGGGTGAAACAATCAAGCTGACAACAGACCCCGCGTACCAAGAGCGCGGTACCGCAGCTGTCGTTTTTGTCGACTACAAGAACATCACTAACGTAGTGAAGCCCGGAAACAGGATTTTTATCGACGATGGGCTCATTTCTGTCATCTGTCAATCGTCGACAACTGACACTTTGGTGTGCAACATTGAGAATGGAG GTATGCTCGGATCAAGGAAGGGTGTGAATTTGCCTGGTTTGCCCGTTGACTTGCCGGCGGTGTCAGAAAAAGACAAGTCTGACTTGATCTTTGGTGTTGAACAAAAC gtGGATATGATCTTCGCTTCGTTCATTCGTAACGGAGCAGCTCTTCAAGAGATCCGCGGCATCCTCGGTGAGAAAGGGAAGAACATCAAAATCATCTCCAAGATCGAAAACCACCAGGGAATGATAAACCTTGATGAGATCATTGCC gaATCAGACGGTATCATGGTGGCCCGTGGTGACCTTGGAATTGAAATCCCACCAGAAAAGGTATTCCTTGCCCAGAAGACAATGATCGCGAGATGTAATAAG GTTGGTAAATCAGTAATTTGCGCGACTCAAATGCTGGAATCCATGGTTAAGAAGCCCCGCCCCACCCGCGCTGAGACGTCAGATGTCGCGAACGCAATCCTAGATGGCGCCGACTGCGTGATGCTGTCAGGCGAGACGGCGAAGGGTGATTATCCCCTGGAGTGTGTTCTCACTATGGCGAACATTTGCAAGGAAGCGGAAGCCGCTATCTGGCACAAGCAGTTGTTCATCGACATGGTTGCTCAG GTGAAATCAAGTATCGAACCAGCGCACTCAGTGGCGATCGCGTCCGTAGAAGCCTCTACCAAATGTATGGCGTCCGCCATCATCGTGATCACCACTAGTGGAAGATCCGCGCATCTCTTGAGCAAGTACCGACCCAGATGTCCAATTATTGCGGTCACCAGACATGCTCAAACTGCTCGTCAGGCACACCTTTACCGGGGAGTTCTGCCCATTGTTTACCAAG AGGGCGTGGCCAGTGATTGGCTGAAAGACGTAGACAACCGCGTACAGTACGGGATTCAGTTCGGCCGCGGTCGTGGCTTCCTTCGTACTGGAGATAATGTTGTGGTAGTCACTGGATGGAGACAGGGCTCCGGATACACCAACAATATGCGTATcat CCAAGTGGAGTAA
- the LOC110995320 gene encoding pyruvate kinase isoform X2: MRAPTTAIRCSIRKSVIQSGREKFPTLKGSSRSHTQPIQPLAEFQKSVFHNSSVKMVWCTVYDGKTETGSGEKPSMQLAASDAMSHLQHMCSLDVDSKASYVRLSGIICTIGPASRSVEMLEKMMETGMNIARMNFSHGSHEYHAETIANCREAEKNYSKKLGVPFSLAIALDTKGPEIRTGLLEGGGSAEVELKKGETIKLTTDPAYQERGTAAVVFVDYKNITNVVKPGNRIFIDDGLISVICQSSTTDTLVCNIENGGMLGSRKGVNLPGLPVDLPAVSEKDKSDLIFGVEQNVDMIFASFIRNGAALQEIRGILGEKGKNIKIISKIENHQGMINLDEIIAESDGIMVARGDLGIEIPPEKVFLAQKTMIARCNKVGKSVICATQMLESMVKKPRPTRAETSDVANAILDGADCVMLSGETAKGDYPLECVLTMANICKEAEAAIWHKQLFIDMVAQVKSSIEPAHSVAIASVEASTKCMASAIIVITTSGRSAHLLSKYRPRCPIIAVTRHAQTARQAHLYRGVLPIVYQEGVASDWLKDVDNRVQYGIQFGRGRGFLRTGDNVVVVTGWRQGSGYTNNMRIM; the protein is encoded by the exons ATGCGCGCGCCGACTACCGCGATTCGATGCTCAATACGCAAGTCTGTAATTCAAAGTGGCCGAGAGAAGTTTCCTACGCTAAAGGGCAGTTCAAGATCACATACACAGCCGATTCAACCTCTTGCTGAATTTCAGAAAAGTGTTTTCCATAACAGTAGTGTAAAAATGGTTTGGTGCACGGTTTACGATGGAAAAACTGAG ACTGGGTCTGGTGAGAAGCCAAGCATGCAGCTGGCAGCCTCTGATGCGATGTCCCACCTTCAACACATGTGCAGCCTAGACGTTGACTCCAAGGCTTCTTATGTTCGTCTGTCTGGCATCATTTGTACTATCG ggCCGGCTTCCCGAAGCGTTGAGATGTTAGAGAAGATGATGGAGACAGGTATGAATATAGCCCGTATGAACTTCTCTCATGGCTCTCATGAGTACCACGCTGAGACAATTGCAAACTGCCGTGAGGCTGAGAAGAATTACAGCAAGAAACTCGGAGTGCCTTTCTCTCTGGCTATTGCTCTTGACACTAAAGGCCCCGAGATCAGAACTGGACTTTTAGAAGGT GGTGGTTCCGCTGAAGTAGAATTGAAGAAGGGTGAAACAATCAAGCTGACAACAGACCCCGCGTACCAAGAGCGCGGTACCGCAGCTGTCGTTTTTGTCGACTACAAGAACATCACTAACGTAGTGAAGCCCGGAAACAGGATTTTTATCGACGATGGGCTCATTTCTGTCATCTGTCAATCGTCGACAACTGACACTTTGGTGTGCAACATTGAGAATGGAG GTATGCTCGGATCAAGGAAGGGTGTGAATTTGCCTGGTTTGCCCGTTGACTTGCCGGCGGTGTCAGAAAAAGACAAGTCTGACTTGATCTTTGGTGTTGAACAAAAC gtGGATATGATCTTCGCTTCGTTCATTCGTAACGGAGCAGCTCTTCAAGAGATCCGCGGCATCCTCGGTGAGAAAGGGAAGAACATCAAAATCATCTCCAAGATCGAAAACCACCAGGGAATGATAAACCTTGATGAGATCATTGCC gaATCAGACGGTATCATGGTGGCCCGTGGTGACCTTGGAATTGAAATCCCACCAGAAAAGGTATTCCTTGCCCAGAAGACAATGATCGCGAGATGTAATAAG GTTGGTAAATCAGTAATTTGCGCGACTCAAATGCTGGAATCCATGGTTAAGAAGCCCCGCCCCACCCGCGCTGAGACGTCAGATGTCGCGAACGCAATCCTAGATGGCGCCGACTGCGTGATGCTGTCAGGCGAGACGGCGAAGGGTGATTATCCCCTGGAGTGTGTTCTCACTATGGCGAACATTTGCAAGGAAGCGGAAGCCGCTATCTGGCACAAGCAGTTGTTCATCGACATGGTTGCTCAG GTGAAATCAAGTATCGAACCAGCGCACTCAGTGGCGATCGCGTCCGTAGAAGCCTCTACCAAATGTATGGCGTCCGCCATCATCGTGATCACCACTAGTGGAAGATCCGCGCATCTCTTGAGCAAGTACCGACCCAGATGTCCAATTATTGCGGTCACCAGACATGCTCAAACTGCTCGTCAGGCACACCTTTACCGGGGAGTTCTGCCCATTGTTTACCAAG AGGGCGTGGCCAGTGATTGGCTGAAAGACGTAGACAACCGCGTACAGTACGGGATTCAGTTCGGCCGCGGTCGTGGCTTCCTTCGTACTGGAGATAATGTTGTGGTAGTCACTGGATGGAGACAGGGCTCCGGATACACCAACAATATGCGTATcatgtaa
- the LOC110995320 gene encoding pyruvate kinase isoform X1, with amino-acid sequence MRAPTTAIRCSIRKSVIQSGREKFPTLKGSSRSHTQPIQPLAEFQKSVFHNSSVKMVWCTVYDGKTETGSGEKPSMQLAASDAMSHLQHMCSLDVDSKASYVRLSGIICTIGPASRSVEMLEKMMETGMNIARMNFSHGSHEYHAETIANCREAEKNYSKKLGVPFSLAIALDTKGPEIRTGLLEGGGSAEVELKKGETIKLTTDPAYQERGTAAVVFVDYKNITNVVKPGNRIFIDDGLISVICQSSTTDTLVCNIENGGMLGSRKGVNLPGLPVDLPAVSEKDKSDLIFGVEQNVDMIFASFIRNGAALQEIRGILGEKGKNIKIISKIENHQGMINLDEIIAESDGIMVARGDLGIEIPPEKVFLAQKTMIARCNKVGKSVICATQMLESMVKKPRPTRAETSDVANAILDGADCVMLSGETAKGDYPLECVLTMANICKEAEAAIWHKQLFIDMVAQVKSSIEPAHSVAIASVEASTKCMASAIIVITTSGRSAHLLSKYRPRCPIIAVTRHAQTARQAHLYRGVLPIVYQEGVASDWLKDVDNRVQYGIQFGRGRGFLRTGDNVVVVTGWRQGSGYTNNMRIIQVE; translated from the exons ATGCGCGCGCCGACTACCGCGATTCGATGCTCAATACGCAAGTCTGTAATTCAAAGTGGCCGAGAGAAGTTTCCTACGCTAAAGGGCAGTTCAAGATCACATACACAGCCGATTCAACCTCTTGCTGAATTTCAGAAAAGTGTTTTCCATAACAGTAGTGTAAAAATGGTTTGGTGCACGGTTTACGATGGAAAAACTGAG ACTGGGTCTGGTGAGAAGCCAAGCATGCAGCTGGCAGCCTCTGATGCGATGTCCCACCTTCAACACATGTGCAGCCTAGACGTTGACTCCAAGGCTTCTTATGTTCGTCTGTCTGGCATCATTTGTACTATCG ggCCGGCTTCCCGAAGCGTTGAGATGTTAGAGAAGATGATGGAGACAGGTATGAATATAGCCCGTATGAACTTCTCTCATGGCTCTCATGAGTACCACGCTGAGACAATTGCAAACTGCCGTGAGGCTGAGAAGAATTACAGCAAGAAACTCGGAGTGCCTTTCTCTCTGGCTATTGCTCTTGACACTAAAGGCCCCGAGATCAGAACTGGACTTTTAGAAGGT GGTGGTTCCGCTGAAGTAGAATTGAAGAAGGGTGAAACAATCAAGCTGACAACAGACCCCGCGTACCAAGAGCGCGGTACCGCAGCTGTCGTTTTTGTCGACTACAAGAACATCACTAACGTAGTGAAGCCCGGAAACAGGATTTTTATCGACGATGGGCTCATTTCTGTCATCTGTCAATCGTCGACAACTGACACTTTGGTGTGCAACATTGAGAATGGAG GTATGCTCGGATCAAGGAAGGGTGTGAATTTGCCTGGTTTGCCCGTTGACTTGCCGGCGGTGTCAGAAAAAGACAAGTCTGACTTGATCTTTGGTGTTGAACAAAAC gtGGATATGATCTTCGCTTCGTTCATTCGTAACGGAGCAGCTCTTCAAGAGATCCGCGGCATCCTCGGTGAGAAAGGGAAGAACATCAAAATCATCTCCAAGATCGAAAACCACCAGGGAATGATAAACCTTGATGAGATCATTGCC gaATCAGACGGTATCATGGTGGCCCGTGGTGACCTTGGAATTGAAATCCCACCAGAAAAGGTATTCCTTGCCCAGAAGACAATGATCGCGAGATGTAATAAG GTTGGTAAATCAGTAATTTGCGCGACTCAAATGCTGGAATCCATGGTTAAGAAGCCCCGCCCCACCCGCGCTGAGACGTCAGATGTCGCGAACGCAATCCTAGATGGCGCCGACTGCGTGATGCTGTCAGGCGAGACGGCGAAGGGTGATTATCCCCTGGAGTGTGTTCTCACTATGGCGAACATTTGCAAGGAAGCGGAAGCCGCTATCTGGCACAAGCAGTTGTTCATCGACATGGTTGCTCAG GTGAAATCAAGTATCGAACCAGCGCACTCAGTGGCGATCGCGTCCGTAGAAGCCTCTACCAAATGTATGGCGTCCGCCATCATCGTGATCACCACTAGTGGAAGATCCGCGCATCTCTTGAGCAAGTACCGACCCAGATGTCCAATTATTGCGGTCACCAGACATGCTCAAACTGCTCGTCAGGCACACCTTTACCGGGGAGTTCTGCCCATTGTTTACCAAG AGGGCGTGGCCAGTGATTGGCTGAAAGACGTAGACAACCGCGTACAGTACGGGATTCAGTTCGGCCGCGGTCGTGGCTTCCTTCGTACTGGAGATAATGTTGTGGTAGTCACTGGATGGAGACAGGGCTCCGGATACACCAACAATATGCGTATcat CCAAGTGGAGTAA